The DNA sequence TTATATACTTTTACATCCTCGTcgataaatattatataatttgctTGAAATGTGACTAACAGATCgaaaaataatacagaaatacCCAAATGACTTTGTGATGGGCACCGgttaaaatgtaaattaacaAAAACCTAAACAGTTGAATACTCAACATTGTATAAATATCAATGTTCATATATATTAAGGCAGGgttttgtatgaaaatgtatGGTCAGTTGAAGTTTATCCGAAATAAAATAATTGGTTGTCAGTTGAATAACTGGTAATGATACAAATATATTGCATCAGTTTCCACTGCAAAGACCCAAACTGAATCTCCGTGACACTCGTGAGCATAATAAAATTCGGAActacttaaagcagcatgcctccagatcgttcgataacaaaaaaaaaaaaaatttttttaagatatcttgaaataaatgctatatttcttaagaaggctttaaaacttcattactgacaaactttatgttacggaaacacatgagaatttgctgtttttactactttttacgatgaaaatcgaaaagcgtttgtcacgcttttactccatgtaaactgtctcgattataaatatctatatttagaagtcagtattcactacttcagctatagcgctattggttacgacgacgggaaaaggtctttattgccgcggcggtccggggttcgattcccgacacggtcatctttttttcttgatttggaacttttaaaatattatagaaacaaaaattcatattctaatgttcataataagaccaaacgtcaatttgaaagaaagattattttttagccaaatctggaggcatgctgctttaaactcACATAACAGGTGATCAGAAATTTACACTGCTGTTAGTTATCGATTTTAAATGTGTATCATGAATGTCAATCAATCAAAAAACCGTAAAACTGTAAtcacataaaaagaaatgaagttattatttcaaatagtttagaatTCAATAATGTTTGAACACACAGATAGATATCTGAATTTCTCGTTTATTTCTGATTCGAGAATTTtccatttcttttgatttaataATTACGTAATAAGTTCACCTTGTTCGTTACTTCgtatgaaaaactgaaaaaggaTAATTTACAAAAAGCTTGATATAAAGTGTATATCTGACATTAACATGTAACAAAATACGTGAAACCAGGTACTGAATACTTGAAAAGGGTCTAACACGTTTCACTCCATTATCTCCTTGCTTTATTGAATTATCTATTGATCTTTGGTTTATACAAAATACTGGCCGCTCTACGCCTTAAACTGCTTTTGTTATTTTCAAGGGTATCATTTTGAACAGAGAACAAGGAGGTTACGTGCTGTAAAACAccttaaatatttcatatattcacGGTCCACCGCGGAAAGTATACGTAAATGCCGCTTGATCGAAGCAACACACAAGTATCTTTAGAAGATACGGAAAGGAACTTGATTTATTTTGCATTTCGTTTTAAATTCACGATTACAGATAAATAGTTGGTCGTCGATAATTATAAGTAACATAATATTCTTACGCATATAGCTACGTTTCAACTGCCTTTCTTCATCTATATGCTGTGACCCTTTAAACCATAACAAGTGCTCAATAAACCATAATGTGTATGCATGTGCAAGTGCATCATAACTCCAGTGGAATTTTTATGTGCGATTCGTTACCAGGAGCTCTAACAACAAACTGGAATCCTTCCTCATTTACAGGTCTATTCAACACTCGTATTCTAGCTCTGTGGGTACCATGCGTTGTTGGCTTGCATACAATCTTGTAGCATCCATCTACGGTTTTCGCATCCACAACGCGGGAAGGGACAACGTTTCCTTTAGTATCCTTTATCTCGACGCTTATAGCATCAAAACTATCTCGTTGCGGTCGCCCTTTCGCATCGTACAAAAACACCTTAATCACCTCCGTCTCTTGACCTAACGGAGCTTCTAGCGTTTCGACGGATGTTTTTGGAGGGTAGATTGCAGTTGAGCGAATCTGCCCCATCCCCAGTACGAAATTCTTGAAATCTTGACCCATTGAGTTTCTGTCAAACGTAACGTATGAGTTCTCTAATGGGCATACGTCGAGATGTTGATCCTTTAACTCCCCTAGTCGATTATTAATGGTTTTGGTCAATTGAACAAACTCTGCAGGCATACTGTGAACGAGACTATGAGAGGAAAATTCTCTGGCGCTGGACATAAGAGAAAGATAATACCTTAAATAATCCCTTTGCTTTTGTAAGACGGATTTCTTCTCCTTTATTCTGCCTGTTAGGTTGTCCTTCAGCTCTCTACGTCTTATTTCCAACATCTTTATCCCGGCATCCATTTCTATATCAATTTCATGTTTCATTATATCTTCCTTCTGAGCCAAAGTCGAATGTTCGTCTTCTGTCTCCTTCATGACGCCTTTAGCCAAGGATATTTTGTCTTCTAGTTTCTTCGTCATTTCGTTCACGATTTGCCTTTCTTCATCATAAACATCTTGTATCTTTTTTATCACGTGCCCTTTGGACTCATCATGGTCAAGAACTGTACACATCTTGCACAGCGGTTTGGAGCATACTTTAGCCGTGCAATAATGTGACAGAGGTTGTCCTTCGTGGCCTGGTACTGAGCATGTCAACTCTCTTTGGAATGTTTCTAAACCATACTTTCGAAGCTGTTCAAAGTTTGCAATCTGGTGATTTCTTGACAGAAAATTTCGAAGATGCGCATGCGTGCATTCGGCGCACATAAATGTCTGGCAATCCTTGCAGAAGTACACAGCTGATCCACTGTCAGGACAGTCCCTGCATGGTATGTTATGGGTCTTCCGCTTTAGACGAATGAAGTCGCGAAGACTTCGCCTTGTGTGCTCTTTCGGGAAGTTTTTTACActaaatcaataatcaataatgaatttacatgtatattctctccgaaaattatatattttagtaGAGTTTTATAGTGGTTACTccatttgaaatttcttttaaaaaatattctaatgtaATACATGTTGTTGCTTCTGAATAATATCGTTAAACTTTTATTTATCGAAGTAGGTACTGGATTGCTGGGATGTTTCGTGTTgtaaatatacaatgtacattttcaaCTCATAATGGAAAAAAGAGAGATCTGGAAATTTACCTGTCTCCGGGAACATTATGTTTGATTCTGCACGTAGGGCACGTGAGTGTCCAGTCCCTGACCATTCCTTCCAGACATCTACCACAGAATGTATGTAAGCATGGCAACACACGCGGATCACGGTGATCTTCGTCATATTCGTCCCCGCATACGTCACAAACCAGATACTCCTCCTTCAGATCGTCGATATTTAGCATCTGCGTCATATCGGCCGCCGGAGATTTAGCTCTatcaaaattaaatgcaaaagttTGATAATACCATATTTCAAAACCATCAACATACACAGTAAGATAAGTTTGAAGCCTACTCCCCAACAAGCATGAATTATTTGTCAGACGGCCGTATTCATGACTAAGATCAGCCCTGAATTGCAGAGAGTGGCCGTCATTCACTTGCGGATAACAATTTATATCTAGTACAGAATATATGTGATTTTCACGGAAATACCGTCCAGTTTGTTTGAGAAAACACTTCTATAAAGATATTACTTGCTTAACGAGACAACTTATTCAGTTCCTTtttatacagaacagaacagaattgtAATGGATTATGAAATCTTTTGGTTTAAGATCACCTTTTCCGCTTCACTTAGGTGGTCTTTTAATGCACGTTGTATGTTATCAGCTGTGAAGCTATttgaagttggctaaacaaacgacatagAATGAAcgacatttttgacattttagacatagaatattagaaaaaaataaatgccGTTCAGTACGCGACAAATGATATTCAAAAGGGTTTTAGGCTCCTCGTTTTTTAATACAATACAATTCTAAATTTACACACTTACAGTATGTCAAAGCACAGGTCAATCGTATGTCACATGATTTACTGTAAGAAGTCGAAATTCAAATGTCGTTTGTGCAATGTGGTTCTTACTGTTAAAACCTATCTTAAGTTATGTCGTAGAGCAATAATCCCAAGTACTCTGTAGAACGGATCTAGGTGTCAGTTACTTAGATAGGATCGTTTGCCATTATATAGCAATTACATGAAATTTTCCATAGTCCTTTAGTTTCAAATTTCAACAACACAAGTTTACATCCATCCCATTGGAAGTATATGTCCATAGATAACGGACGAATGTTGTCTGTTGAATTTTCACAGACAGAACCAAACAAACACGAAAGGATAGGTTAAGCTGCTGTTTCTGGTTTCAATTAGATTCATACTTCGTTTCATTAAACATTCGTGAATATCGGTCTACGGTTCGAGCTAAACAGCTATTTACAAATTTTACGTCCATTTCGCacaataattatattcattacaCGTAATGCGCTCAAGTTACTGAAATAAGGTGGGGTTTGGGggctttttttcttcaaaaaactTCGTAAATTTCATCCCAAGTTCtccaaaaaatatgaatttttgccATACGTTTCTTTTGTAGGATATAATTCATATCAATTCTAATATCTTGttcaaaattcaactttttgtAAGAACTGTTTTTCTTCTGTTCGACTAAGATTctgtatttcaaattattttcatgaaacaccATATACCTACATTTAATTGTAGTATGCTTCTTGAAACATGCTCCGTCTGAAGACGTTCCATGTTTACAATAATGGTTGTATTTCTTCCACCTACTTTTAgactattttgatattttcaggcAATGGCTTTATAATTACTGTCATGTCAAATTAGACCGAGGCAAAATGGTgtttatttcgtttttatttttccAACTTGTTTGCACAGGTCAATGTCCaagtaataaatatatcaatCTATTTAACATAGGTCGAAACTAATCAATGTCCAAGTAGTAAATATATCAACCCGGACTTATTCATGGAACTCGTGCTAGTAAAGTTCAGAAAAAGAATCCTATTTAAGACATGCACAGTTGTTTACTACGAAAACGATATCGACAAGTCTCATTATATTACTGGCTTTTAggacaatatttattttgtaacagaCAGATCGACAATATCATTACACTCGGagtaataaataagaaatatatatattctggAAAAGTTCGATTATATAGTATTACGCGGATCTTTGATGTTTTTGTTCATGTTGCTGTTTTAGCCATCATTAATGTCATCATTAATGTATGTTCAGACTGTATTTAAGTACtttctttttatatgaattaattTTACGCGTTAACAGTACATATAACTGTCTTCGATGATCAAAAGCCAGTATCAATTACAGTTAAGAAGTCACATCGCAAATAATAATCAGCAATGACCTAAGGCCAAATTACTTTGTTCAATTGTTAACAAGGTTTCAAGATTTCAAATTTATTGGCATATCGACAATAaaattgcctttggccatttacattcataaaaaaaattatggcaAAGACACACTGTAATATAGTCATACAATAGACTATAAAACAGACACAGTATATAATACAATTACAAGATTATACAACACAAATAACACAAGTGCATAATATTAAGAAACAAATAAACTTTCAATGTAGTTTTTTCCTTAAAGACATAGACTCTTTGACAAATTTTGCTATATTCAGTATTTTCCTTTTACTTTTCGttgacattaaattattaaatttctgtatacTAGGCCAGGTAATGGTTcccaaatatttctttcttaattgtTCATATCTATTACAGCACAACATAAAATGGTACATAGTTTCAATAACATTTTGGTTACATAGCTTACATAATCTATTTTCTCTATTAATTCCGTTAAATCTTCCACGTTCTATTTCCAGATGGTGACAGCTTAATCTAAAACAAGTGTAACTTTTTCTCAGATTATCATTGACAATGGTGTTGAGATATTCTTCAAATTCGAACTCCTTTTTAAATTTACAGTAATAATATAATTTAGGCATAGTAGTAATAGCATGATTCCATTCTTGAATGTATTGGTCCCGAAGCCTCCTTTTAAACATATGTATGTAATTTACATTTCTATCGTAAATAAGACGTACATTTGTAAAGCCAAGATGATCAATAATTGAATGAATTCTAGATGCCCAACAATTGGTATTTACATGATTGCAAAGATCTCGATACATCCTATACATTGGAGTATcagaatttttcataatttttaaccaaaattttataGATCTTTCTTTACAAATAATTGATAGTGGGAGTCGTCCGAGTTCACCATAAATTGCACAGCTTGGGGTTTGCTGTTTTACAcctaatacatatttacaaaatctaaTGTGCAGTTTATCAACATCTTTGTAGTTATAAATACCCCATACCTCTAATCCATATAGAAGAATTGGGGCAACCATGGTATCAAATAGCAATAATTTTGTCTTCAcatctaattttattttatcaaacaaagaCAGCAGATTGTTGTAAGCTCTTAAAGCTTGATCATACAATGATTTAACAGCACCTGACATATTTCCTGTATACATAAACTTGACAcccaaatatgtaaaattatctaCAATTTCAATCTTTTCACCATTAATAAAGAACTCTTCAGACctgttttgtttacgtttttcaaagacacatatttttgttttatcaacattaatttttagGCCCCACTTTTCTGAATACTGGTATAAACTGTCTATTTGAGATTGTAAGCTCTTTGGGTCTGTTGTAAATAAAActatatcatctgcaaataatatCAAATACATCGATAAAAGCTCAAAATCTTTTTCTGTCATAGAGTTGAAGTTCAGGTTTTCAGTAATATCAttgatgaataaaataaatagaaggGGAGATAatggttccccttgttttaatccAATTGTGACATCGAAAAAGTTAGATAACTCCATAGTGCTTGACATTTTAACACAGGACTGTACATTATGATATATACTTTTGATCATGTTGGTCATTTTACAGCTGATACCGGCTTGAATTAACTTTATCCAGAGCACATCTCTGTTAACAGTATCAAAAGCTTAACAATAGGCCAAGTAGTAAAAAATGTTACATCCAAACTGTGACATTTCGAAGTAGCAGAAATCGCTTATTTTAGGGAAACAGGCAGATTCACGCAGTGTCAACCCTTAGAAACAGTAAACAAACGAATAATTAAAGCTACAAATCAGatatcaaacattaaaaatataaatatacaaaaaaaaaacaacaacaaaaaaacagaattgTTCAACTTACCAACACTTCATGTAAATCACATGTTTTAAACTTCGTTAAGTCCTgaattaaaactgtaaaacttCGGTGCAGTTTTAGGCATGTAGCTATGTAAAACAATCCGTCATGGACCAGGGAAGCCGAGGCAATAAAAAGGGATTACGAAAAGAAAGTGTTTAAGGATATTAGCTCAATGGTACATTAAAATATCTTTCGAAGAACGCCCCTTAGTTATAGcttcataaatttaaatattaaacattcaaaataaatcTACACTATATACATGTGTTATATGTTATTTAGAAACAATGTTAAAATATCCCTGTGTCTAAAATGTCACCTCTTTTCTATAATAAACGAAGAAGTCGCTTTTGTTTGTCCTCATGGCGCATGAAGATTTGATTACCAACCCGTTCTTTTCAAATTGATATAGTTATTTTTAGATACGTTCCGACTTTTATCCTTCAATGAGAAtaaattgaaatatcatttttttttactctttaaaCAATTAGTCCCCTGAGAATATACACATTGCCGATATTCAAACATGCGACCGTTTTATGCACTATCTATTTAACATCTAAGCATTTACAAAAGTGTTTATTCACTTACGAGTTTATGAATGCATTTGTTTTATAATCAAGAAATTGTCATGTGTGCTGTAATGTTAAACATGTGATAAGTTGTTGATACCCCTAAgaagttttctattttcattgtTGATAATGTACAGATGTTATATCATTATGAGTTTACATACTCTGATCAGTTCATCCACGATCTAATCAGGAGTGATTATCgatctttaaaaagttatttctaATTGTAGGGTTTATTGTTATGAattgaatattataaattcagttttaacgCAACTATCAACTACGCTTaaatgaatattgctgaataaGGGAAGATAAATCTGCAGggcaaataaacatttttatctaAGTTGTCGTTCATGTTGACGTTTCATATTGACTTATGTTCGTGGATActataacaatttattttatttattttgttgggtttaacgtcgcacctacacaattataggtcatgtggcaactttccagctttaattgtggaggaagaccccagatacccctccgtgcattatttcatcacgagcgggaacctgggtagaaccaccgaccttgcgtaagccagctggatggcttcctcacatgaattcaacgccacatcgatgaggggcaagtgatttgaagtcagcgaccttaaccactcggccacagaggccacTATCTATTATAACAAAGAATGAATATAGGTGATTATCTAAAGACTAGATTTAACAAttgtgtataaataaataaaacatttttgttatagaCCTACGAATTTTCTGTCTCAAATACTGTGCATTTCACTAACATAACGAATACATCTGActtcatatttcaaaaaatagtaAACTTTCAATTAAGATATCAATGACAACATATGCAAAAATTCATTACCATTCTCCTGTTGAAACAAGAGTTTCGATATCATTtgagttttgttttcatttcctgATTGTCATCATCTATATGATTTTATCATTAGATAATTTAAACTGGAATGATTTGttcctttttatattataaaacctatttgaACCTTAGCAAGAAAAgtgaaaatgtaataatttctTCCTGCTTTTAGAATAGTTAACaatgtctttaaattgttttccGTAAAGAAAAGCAGGTAAAATGTCGCATTAAAATGTTCAAGATTGCATTGACGTATTCAGAACGATATAAACCCTCCGTGCAAGTGTATAATGACATTCCACCAAACACGTGCACGGACATTTTGTGGTACATTTAAGCCTGTCAAATGAGCACAAACAATGTATACACCACCATACGACTATAGAAGTTTGCAAAGCATATGCAGTGATGATGGACCATCGAACTATTTCGGTCTCTTTTCATCCTCAATCAAGGGTTTACTAAAATTGTCGGTATCCATATTTCATGCCTTTTTCGGTAGTGAACTGATGCTGAAATTTATATAAGAGTACCGGAGGGATCGTATTAAGCTGTAATAAAATTTCGTAATTCTATCTAAGAGGCGTCTAGACTTGTTTGAGCGGGGTAGGGAGAGATGTCTGGGGCTGGGGGCACCAGGAGTTATTCGTGTAAACTGGGAATTCGCCATTAGTCCCGAACTCTGTCGATGCGGCTTAAATCTCAATAGAACATCCCCTCAACTTCTTGTTTGCTTTTAAAACGAGGTTAATTGTATGTCTTTCTTTTTCCGTGTTTGGCATAGAAGTCGTCATGGTCTTGGAATTcattctgttttgcattttgtctATACAAACTGTTTCtgattataaaaattaaattacgGATTATTGAAGTAATGATCCTGAACGGAAACGTATTAAGGTAAAATTTTAGACTCGAATTACAATCATTATGCAACAAACTATCCTTTTGCAAGCTGGCCCTTTTGAATGCGACCATACCACTTCGCAGTACTGTTACTTTATAACAGACCTATCTGAAAACAGCTGTATCCTCAGATATATACATCTGTAtatgatttatatttgtattttaggTATTGCTAGAAATATAATGTATATcaagttttattataaaatattcagCCGTTTAAAATCGTCTTTAAAAAAgctaaatttttcaaaacatgatCTGTTTCACTAGCTGTTCTCACGGAAACGCACCCCTATTACATTTCTACGATTTATTCTAAAAGCGAGTTTTTGTTTTACACTATTATTATAACAAGGTAAGGAGGTGAATGGTGGTGGAAGATATTATGGAAAATTTCACCCATACATGAACGGACACTTAAAAAATAAGGAGGACATCTTTTTGTATGTTTACACACGTAAATCATAGCGTGTTACatggttttgtttatttgtttattttgctttttaattaaattctgacttataccgtgttcagactacgtttttaatcctacattaaagtgggtttattttttaaacttgtttgcgtccacactatatgtggtgtaaaacgtgaattatgtaaaggtcaagtggtttctgtaatgtagcattaaaaccacatcgggaggtggttttaatgctatattaaaaaataatactacattattttacaagtgtgaacgcaaatgtgagttaaAACGGTTTTACAATCTATTTattgcttcccccccccccccccccccccccaaaaaaaaaaagtctgacATTTTGGCGGGAGAATACCACGTGTAAATAATGGATGCTATGGCTGTGGAGAGTAATTGGAGTGTTACAGAAACCAAGACATTAATTGCAATATGGGGTCATAAGGATATTCAAAACGGACTTGGTGGCATGTATAGAAATGCTGAAGTATAAGTTTACTTTCCACAATGCATCAATGcttataaatattcatgacatttgcatgtacatttttaaaccacatttctCTGCATAGTGTGGAcacaaactagattatattttgatgggtttttaaatgtcaaataccaattatagccaattagtgcctgataaaaataaaacggaTCTggtagtgtgaacacggtataaatgTGTGTGTGTACCCATTTACTGCGCGTGCAACGAACATAACAATAAGAatgaaattcaaaaatgaaactttatattCCCATGACACACGCTGTAAAGAACAGTTTTATTGTTAAAGGATAGCTGGTAGAGTACTCGACATAATCATACCTGCATTGAAGAAACGTATAAAGAATTAAGAGAAAAGCTTTAGGCTTCAGTTACAAAATACAGTGATCtatttttaattcaatattgGCATGAATGAAGGGAAGTTTAGGCGCAGatgatttaagaaataacttTGAAGATTCGACCGCAAAACAACAATAGTTTTAATTTGTGTTACACATACAGTTATTCATTTGGATTTGTAAACATATTACATGCAAAACTGTGCATTGTGTGCTTAAATAACTAAATACATTCGGATTATATTCAACAATATCACATTAAAACCATGTTTACATCACATAATAGCAACTACTACATAAACAAAGTAACAGTTCCGAAGGTATTTGTATCGTtcttagtttgtttttgtttactttatgTAATTTTAGTGAATCTAAGACTGCCAGTATATCAGCAAGAACCTCAGATTATGGCTAACAACACGAAAGTATCATTCTATGTAAATGGTCCCAAAGACGGAAAACAAATTACGACATCTGAAAAACAGACTAAACTGGTTCAACATAAAACAAAGCATTTAATTGTTAACGAAAGTACTTATCACCAGTCAGTGAATATAACGATACCATATAAAGCTGAAAAAGAAAAGCTCAAGAATGTAGGAGatacaaagaataaaaaaaggataaaaatagTTGTGTATTTTCCACGTCAAGTGAGAATATCAACCGAAATAAGCAAATTAAAAATGAGTAAGTGCGAAAATAAGAATTGTTTTATACAACAAATTTATGTAGAAATAAATGGTTCTATCGTTGATGCTGACGCTATAGTAGTTCAAGGGAACAATATGCCAAACTTCCTTCCTGCTCGAAAAGATGCAGAACAGGTTTTCGTCTTTTTAAATAACGAACCACCTATGTATATACAGCTGACTAATCTGAACAAAAATACTTTCaacaattattttaactggaCTATGACATACAGGACAGATTCAGATATACCACTCTTATATGGTGAGATAGTTCGTAAAAGgaaaacttttgaagaaaatgtaaatatcacGATGAAAAGAAACGAGCgttacaaaattgataaaaacacaGTCGTTGAAAAGAACTACTCTTTTATTTTTCGAAATAAGAGTAAAAATGCCTTTTGGATGGTGAGTCATTGCTCAAcgaaatcaaaaagagaaaattatattcataaaatgaaaaactttacagAGATTGACCAGTTTGGACGATGCAATAAAAAGTCTGTGACAAGCAAAGCATTGGACAGAATGTcaaaacagtataagttttactTAGCATTTGAAAACACCCTTTGTAATGACTATATAACAGAGAAAGTATTCAACTGGTTTGCAAGTGATGTTGTGCTTGTTGTACGAGGCGGGTGTGATTATTCGAAGTTTCTTCCTAAAGGTACCTATATAGATGCCAACAAGTTTTCAACACCTGTTCAGCTAGCAAAATATCTGACCAAGCTAGGACGAAATGAAAGAGGTTATATTAGGTTTTTGAAGAAAAAGGACGAATACCATGTGATCAGAGAATTAGAAATGGTTCAGTTAGCATTCTGTAACTTATGCTTTAggttaaataatataaatgaataccGAAATTCAGTTGCAAATGTGTACAAGTGGTGGCAGATGAATGCATGTTGGAAACCTAAGGATCTATAAATTGGAAATGTTTAACATATGTCGCACAGCAAGTGCTTGGAGAATAACTAGCTACAGTGAAACACTGCCgtaggggatgagcaaaatgcccGAATTATCCATggttcgagcgacccaaacattgaccaacaaacgaagaaaattgaagtttgttttaccaattgccATCGGGACTTTTTGCacaggaaacggtgatgcgtaataataacacactcgtgacattttcaaaaaaaagtctaCCGACGTTTCAATaattatgtaatttgtaaatggcacatgtgaaaaaacaactaagactttatcttttttttttatttatcaagaaatgcatatataaattaaattttcattcattcattcattcatttcattcattcattcaaaaacAATACAGAAATGGTCGCACTCATTTTAGCATATGAaacaattaaaaactttaaaatttcaaatagttcTTACTTCAATAACTTTTGTAATCCTTCATGAATTAAAATTGTCTTTTCGTCAGAACACAGTAAGATTAACACTGAGTACCGGAGCCACTGGCACGGAATGACCATTTTGAGAAGATAGGTCAGTAAGAGAAAGCCATGGACTGGTACTGACAGTTTAGAGAAGGTAAGCAAAACGACATGGaagattttgaaattataaatctgacttttccttattttctgccacttttatttgaaaaactgtactcgaattcgcaattttcttctccaaattaagatctcataattatcgttcCTTTATATGCATACAAGCACAGCTGATctcagaattgttttttttttttcgatcttGCAGAAAATGTGTAAAAAGTTAACTTGCttgaatataaaacaaacagtaattgatcaatatttgataaataaaacttttcttcaacttttcatcaataattaatctcattatcagattaAATATAccggaatagaccatgcaattctcatgGCGTGCGAATTTCATTACGCTAAGTAACATGCATTATTTAGATCAAATAGTTGAAATGTACTCGGGTTTTATCTCGATGACTA is a window from the Mercenaria mercenaria strain notata chromosome 7, MADL_Memer_1, whole genome shotgun sequence genome containing:
- the LOC123555721 gene encoding tripartite motif-containing protein 45-like, coding for MTQMLNIDDLKEEYLVCDVCGDEYDEDHRDPRVLPCLHTFCGRCLEGMVRDWTLTCPTCRIKHNVPGDSVKNFPKEHTRRSLRDFIRLKRKTHNIPCRDCPDSGSAVYFCKDCQTFMCAECTHAHLRNFLSRNHQIANFEQLRKYGLETFQRELTCSVPGHEGQPLSHYCTAKVCSKPLCKMCTVLDHDESKGHVIKKIQDVYDEERQIVNEMTKKLEDKISLAKGVMKETEDEHSTLAQKEDIMKHEIDIEMDAGIKMLEIRRRELKDNLTGRIKEKKSVLQKQRDYLRYYLSLMSSAREFSSHSLVHSMPAEFVQLTKTINNRLGELKDQHLDVCPLENSYVTFDRNSMGQDFKNFVLGMGQIRSTAIYPPKTSVETLEAPLGQETEVIKVFLYDAKGRPQRDSFDAISVEIKDTKGNVVPSRVVDAKTVDGCYKIVCKPTTHGTHRARIRVLNRPVNEEGFQFVVRAPGEIDKRFGDILCVGFLFDAETAHHERAISLDGRNMRSDIETLRRVAGLRLRNNRGIARGRRRFPWELESAKQMKMKERDMDKEAQTSMIKKSVKMDSKFTKNKTQDIDELDKDRRERMDSEMEADYLNTSEADSRKALTRPALLPEKSIWSKKLKKYSGVIATKFLRAPGKFYWEVQVFYRIHVSLLRNALLFEIGISRLDAVHSSFYVGSQTFAWSFSAERCNDHKQVCHKFRHKRQLLAHHPITSDTAGSTHHATYGFLLDTTKREWTIIDVSLRKLLFTFQNIDTTEPLWPVFGTYNPYSVHVELTLKTGRDIMAIPDILRPGSANSKTQPKTVRKKKLPFDIVK
- the LOC123555312 gene encoding alpha-(1,3)-fucosyltransferase C-like, which produces MFTSHNSNYYINKVTVPKVFVSFLVCFCLLYVILVNLRLPVYQQEPQIMANNTKVSFYVNGPKDGKQITTSEKQTKLVQHKTKHLIVNESTYHQSVNITIPYKAEKEKLKNVGDTKNKKRIKIVVYFPRQVRISTEISKLKMSKCENKNCFIQQIYVEINGSIVDADAIVVQGNNMPNFLPARKDAEQVFVFLNNEPPMYIQLTNLNKNTFNNYFNWTMTYRTDSDIPLLYGEIVRKRKTFEENVNITMKRNERYKIDKNTVVEKNYSFIFRNKSKNAFWMVSHCSTKSKRENYIHKMKNFTEIDQFGRCNKKSVTSKALDRMSKQYKFYLAFENTLCNDYITEKVFNWFASDVVLVVRGGCDYSKFLPKGTYIDANKFSTPVQLAKYLTKLGRNERGYIRFLKKKDEYHVIRELEMVQLAFCNLCFRLNNINEYRNSVANVYKWWQMNACWKPKDL